In bacterium, one DNA window encodes the following:
- a CDS encoding type II toxin-antitoxin system HicB family antitoxin has product MIEVYKDKDETYIASCPKLEVYSYGHTLDKAVARLKEVVNFYMESARELGVSLEELCIGHKGSNIPQERYSSLLKNREHLH; this is encoded by the coding sequence ATGATCGAAGTATACAAGGATAAGGATGAAACCTACATTGCCTCCTGTCCGAAGTTAGAGGTATACAGTTATGGGCATACTCTTGATAAAGCCGTGGCTCGATTAAAGGAAGTAGTCAATTTTTATATGGAATCGGCCAGGGAATTAGGGGTCAGCCTGGAAGAGCTATGCATAGGTCACAAAGGCAGTAATATCCCTCAAGAGCGTTACTCTAGCTTATTAAAAAACAGAGAGCATTTACACTGA